One part of the Caproiciproducens sp. CPB-2 genome encodes these proteins:
- a CDS encoding type III restriction-modification system endonuclease: MKLQFRHQKFQADAAKAVCDVFAGQLFHAPTYMIDPGLGQQSFEDTQKFTGFNNAPVTVSDDKILENIRAIQRTGQIKPSDKLEGRYNLTIEMETGVGKTYTYIKTMYELNKRYGWSKFIVVVPSVAIREGVYKSFQVTEEHFAEDYGKKIRYFVYNSAQLTEIDRFASDSALNVMIINSQAFNARGKDARRIYMKLDEFRSRRPIDILAKTNPIMIIDEPQSVEGKVTKERLKEFTPLMTLRYSATHRADSIYNMIYRLDALEAYNKRLVKKIAVKGISVSGSTATEGYVYIQSINLSKGNPTATLEFDIAGKSGVRKATRTVGEGYNLYDNSGELAEYKNGYTVLRIDGRDSSVEFTNGIKLFAGDVIGSVSEEQLRRIQIRETILSHIERERQLFSKGIKVLSLFFIDEVAKYKQYDAHGNAVGGVYAQVFEEEYRNIVGSMQLQLGDSPEYLKYLDNIPAENTHAGYFSIDRKSGRIIDSKLGDRKERTSDDADAYDLIMKDKERLLDFHEPVRFIFSHSALREGWDNPNVFQICTLKQSSSDVRKRQEVGRGLRLAVNQNGERMDENVLAPDEVQKINVLTVIANESYESFARGLQSEIAEAVADRPHKVEAKLFVEKFGEDIATVIHESLIENGYVKRGELTEKYYEAKKSGTLKVPEEAEGKAADIIAVLDSVYDPNANKPENARKNNVEITLDKEKLNSKAFQKLWSRINGRSYYIVSFDEAELVKKSIVELNKRLRIPKIYFKVEQGEQVKTIESKDQLLSGEGFVRADTVREEASPYTTMKASRSVRYDLVGKIVGETGLTRQAVVAILTGIDKMVFDQFGNNPEEFIIRAANLINEQKATAIIEHITYNKLTEAFSTDIFTEPDLNKGALGINAIETKRNLYDYVIYDSANERNFATELEAHSQEVEVYVKLPRGFYISTPVGKYNPDWAIAFYEGKVKHIYFVAETKGDMSSLELRDIEKAKAHCAREHFRAISGDKVVYDVVDSYDKLWELVQG, from the coding sequence ATGAAACTCCAGTTCCGACACCAGAAATTTCAGGCGGACGCGGCAAAAGCGGTTTGCGATGTGTTTGCAGGGCAGCTGTTCCACGCGCCGACCTATATGATAGATCCAGGGTTAGGGCAACAAAGCTTTGAGGATACGCAAAAATTTACCGGCTTCAACAACGCACCGGTAACAGTCAGCGATGATAAAATTTTGGAGAACATCCGAGCCATTCAACGCACCGGGCAGATCAAGCCGTCCGACAAGCTGGAGGGGCGATATAATCTGACCATTGAAATGGAAACCGGCGTGGGCAAAACCTATACCTACATCAAAACCATGTACGAACTCAACAAGCGTTATGGTTGGAGCAAGTTTATCGTGGTGGTACCAAGCGTCGCCATCCGTGAAGGCGTGTATAAATCCTTTCAAGTGACCGAGGAGCATTTCGCCGAGGACTACGGAAAGAAAATCCGTTACTTCGTCTACAATTCGGCGCAGCTGACCGAGATTGACCGCTTCGCCTCCGACAGCGCACTTAATGTGATGATTATCAACAGCCAGGCATTCAATGCCCGGGGTAAGGACGCGCGGCGCATTTATATGAAGCTGGACGAATTCCGTTCCCGCCGCCCAATTGATATTTTGGCAAAGACAAACCCGATCATGATTATCGACGAACCGCAGTCGGTAGAGGGAAAAGTTACAAAAGAGCGATTGAAAGAATTCACTCCGCTGATGACGCTCCGCTATTCTGCGACCCATCGTGCGGACAGTATTTACAATATGATTTACCGACTGGATGCGCTGGAGGCTTACAACAAGCGGCTGGTAAAAAAGATTGCCGTCAAGGGCATCTCTGTTTCAGGCAGCACCGCTACGGAAGGGTATGTCTATATTCAGAGCATTAACCTCTCCAAAGGCAACCCTACAGCGACGCTTGAGTTTGATATTGCGGGGAAATCCGGCGTCCGCAAGGCGACGCGCACGGTTGGAGAAGGCTATAATTTATATGACAACTCCGGTGAACTGGCCGAATATAAAAATGGATACACAGTTTTGCGGATTGACGGGCGGGATTCCTCCGTTGAATTTACGAACGGTATCAAACTGTTTGCCGGCGATGTCATTGGTTCTGTCAGCGAGGAGCAGCTGCGCCGCATTCAGATAAGGGAAACCATCCTCTCCCACATTGAGCGGGAGAGGCAGTTGTTCTCCAAAGGCATAAAAGTCCTTTCGCTGTTCTTCATCGACGAAGTGGCGAAGTACAAGCAGTATGACGCGCACGGCAACGCCGTGGGCGGTGTTTACGCGCAAGTGTTCGAGGAAGAATATCGGAATATTGTTGGCAGCATGCAGCTCCAGCTTGGGGATTCACCGGAGTATCTCAAATATCTTGACAACATTCCCGCCGAAAACACACACGCGGGCTATTTTTCTATTGATAGAAAGAGCGGCCGCATAATTGACAGCAAACTGGGAGACAGAAAAGAGCGCACCTCTGACGATGCGGATGCCTATGATTTGATCATGAAAGATAAAGAGCGCCTTCTGGATTTTCATGAACCGGTACGCTTTATCTTCAGCCATTCCGCACTTCGCGAGGGCTGGGACAACCCAAATGTTTTTCAGATTTGCACATTGAAACAAAGCAGCAGCGATGTACGCAAACGTCAGGAAGTTGGGCGTGGCCTGCGATTGGCCGTCAACCAGAATGGTGAGCGTATGGACGAAAACGTCCTCGCACCCGATGAAGTCCAGAAAATTAATGTGTTGACGGTGATCGCAAACGAAAGTTACGAGAGCTTCGCTCGAGGACTGCAAAGCGAAATTGCCGAGGCGGTCGCCGACCGCCCGCACAAGGTCGAAGCGAAGCTGTTCGTCGAGAAATTTGGTGAGGACATCGCTACGGTAATTCACGAGAGCTTGATTGAAAACGGCTATGTGAAGCGTGGCGAACTCACTGAAAAGTATTATGAAGCAAAGAAAAGCGGCACTCTTAAAGTGCCGGAAGAAGCGGAGGGCAAAGCAGCTGATATTATCGCAGTGTTGGATTCCGTTTATGATCCGAATGCCAACAAGCCGGAAAACGCCCGCAAAAATAATGTAGAAATTACCCTCGATAAGGAAAAGCTAAACAGCAAGGCTTTTCAAAAATTATGGTCGCGTATCAACGGTAGAAGCTACTACATTGTCAGTTTCGATGAAGCGGAACTGGTAAAGAAATCGATTGTTGAGCTAAACAAGCGGCTGCGTATACCGAAAATTTATTTTAAGGTCGAGCAAGGCGAACAGGTGAAGACCATTGAATCCAAAGATCAGCTTCTTTCAGGAGAAGGCTTTGTCCGCGCCGATACAGTTCGTGAAGAGGCGTCACCCTACACAACAATGAAAGCGAGTCGTTCGGTTCGCTACGACCTCGTTGGTAAAATCGTGGGTGAAACAGGTCTGACACGGCAAGCCGTAGTCGCAATCCTAACCGGCATTGACAAAATGGTTTTTGACCAGTTTGGCAACAACCCCGAAGAATTTATTATACGCGCTGCAAACCTTATAAACGAGCAGAAAGCTACGGCCATTATTGAACACATTACCTATAATAAGCTGACCGAAGCTTTCAGCACAGATATTTTTACAGAGCCGGATCTGAATAAGGGTGCTTTAGGAATAAACGCTATTGAAACCAAGCGGAATCTGTATGACTACGTCATTTATGACTCTGCCAACGAGCGAAATTTTGCTACTGAACTTGAAGCCCACAGCCAAGAGGTTGAGGTCTATGTGAAACTGCCACGGGGCTTTTATATCAGCACTCCCGTTGGCAAGTACAACCCCGACTGGGCGATTGCGTTCTACGAGGGCAAGGTAAAACACATCTATTTTGTTGCCGAAACGAAAGGCGATATGTCCTCTTTGGAACTGCGCGACATTGAAAAAGCTAAGGCCCACTGCGCCCGAGAACATTTCCGTGCTATCAGTGGAGATAAAGTGGTTTATGACGTGGTCGACAGCTACGATAAGCTATGGGAACTTGTACAAGGATAA
- a CDS encoding DUF4391 domain-containing protein encodes MLGLPRSTEVNRRVAKEKLYANAPLAPSARDAIKDQIESVVWRNKLADGTVGVAAGETVKEIQVFEIALRQRGLDKGVLPAVARAIPYKILFVLTYGGEAQAWMEAAGTFYNTDWFSPDGFTLKFEGLNLDAVYESLVRQIAGGRLGAAGAIAEAVERDRQRQKLEREIAALEKKVLREKQFNRQVELNGELKRLRAELEEAE; translated from the coding sequence ATGTTAGGATTGCCCCGTTCCACCGAGGTGAACCGCCGTGTGGCGAAAGAGAAACTATATGCCAACGCCCCTCTCGCCCCTTCGGCGCGGGATGCGATAAAAGACCAGATAGAATCGGTCGTCTGGCGCAACAAGCTGGCCGACGGCACGGTGGGCGTCGCCGCCGGAGAAACCGTAAAAGAAATTCAGGTGTTCGAGATTGCTCTAAGGCAGCGCGGACTTGACAAAGGCGTCCTGCCCGCCGTCGCCAGGGCGATCCCGTACAAAATCCTGTTTGTTCTTACATATGGCGGCGAGGCGCAGGCGTGGATGGAAGCCGCCGGCACGTTTTACAACACGGACTGGTTTTCGCCTGATGGGTTCACGCTGAAGTTCGAGGGGCTGAATCTGGACGCCGTGTACGAGAGTTTGGTGCGGCAGATAGCGGGCGGCCGGCTCGGAGCGGCTGGTGCTATCGCCGAGGCGGTCGAGCGTGACAGGCAGCGCCAAAAGCTTGAACGCGAGATTGCCGCACTGGAAAAGAAAGTCCTTCGCGAGAAACAGTTTAACCGCCAAGTCGAACTGAACGGCGAATTGAAGCGGTTAAGGGCGGAATTGGAGGAAGCGGAGTAA
- a CDS encoding helix-turn-helix domain-containing protein → MAQDRSFKEYVADRFYNELYGSVSNWLEQNCQSLDVSSRLVHTIDRAELSDINVKCVYVENLPDMKIAFDVILEAEFEISETDRHTDRYDDKTQWFKISCFGDLADSLDDFSISSIEPYDSRRKYCNPMSDSLVPLIRSDQLENVARDFLERNYKEALSRPMFVDPGILAERMGLSIQMKSASADCSTFGQIFFADCDAEYYDKSDSSFKRIHVNKGTIFVDPESFFLRNVGSVNNTIVHECVHWDKHRKAFELERLYNENAAQIKCQVVGGIKDGKTGTATDWMEWQANALAPRIQMPYRQAKIKAAELIRKYKNILRTDELVDIIQPVIDEMATFFCVSRLAAKIRMADLGYEEALGAFTYIDGHYVKPHAFKRGALKRNQTFSIGERDAIVESTMNPALREKLQSGRYIFADSHFCINHPKYIEYDEDGTADLTDYARHHADECCLVFDLTIQKSSNSYGKQYFTECVLYRDSTSDIVFEAHYNTSPENDTVDGRAKMLQAYAKELSDVLKNLPGSFSGALTALMKWRGKTVEALAEACSLDPKTISRMRNNEEYETTIETIVAICIALQLPPVISQELISRSAYSLGSGPKFMTYHFLLEACYTKTIFECNDILRGVNLAPLTKEK, encoded by the coding sequence ATGGCGCAGGATCGTTCGTTTAAAGAGTACGTTGCGGACCGTTTCTATAACGAGCTGTACGGTTCTGTGTCCAATTGGTTGGAACAGAACTGTCAGAGCCTCGATGTCTCCTCCAGACTGGTGCATACGATCGACCGTGCGGAGCTGTCAGATATCAACGTCAAATGCGTTTATGTGGAAAATCTGCCTGACATGAAGATTGCCTTCGACGTTATTCTGGAAGCGGAGTTCGAAATATCCGAAACGGACAGGCACACCGACCGATACGACGACAAAACGCAGTGGTTCAAAATTTCCTGCTTCGGCGATCTGGCGGACAGCCTCGATGATTTTTCAATCTCTTCCATCGAGCCATACGACAGCCGCAGAAAATACTGCAATCCGATGTCCGATTCTCTGGTTCCCCTTATCAGAAGCGACCAGCTCGAAAATGTCGCCCGGGATTTCCTGGAAAGGAATTATAAAGAAGCCCTGTCCCGGCCTATGTTTGTGGATCCCGGCATATTGGCGGAGCGCATGGGCCTTTCCATCCAGATGAAAAGCGCTTCCGCGGACTGCTCCACCTTCGGTCAGATCTTTTTTGCGGACTGCGACGCCGAGTATTACGATAAATCCGACTCGTCGTTTAAAAGGATTCATGTGAACAAAGGTACGATCTTCGTCGATCCCGAGTCCTTCTTCCTGCGGAATGTCGGCTCGGTCAACAATACCATCGTGCACGAGTGCGTCCATTGGGATAAACACCGGAAAGCCTTCGAACTGGAGCGGCTTTACAACGAGAATGCGGCTCAGATAAAATGCCAGGTGGTCGGCGGAATCAAGGACGGCAAAACCGGGACGGCCACCGACTGGATGGAGTGGCAGGCAAACGCCCTCGCCCCGCGGATCCAGATGCCGTACAGGCAGGCCAAAATCAAAGCGGCTGAGCTGATCCGCAAATATAAGAATATTCTCAGGACGGACGAGCTCGTCGATATTATTCAGCCGGTTATCGACGAGATGGCGACGTTTTTCTGCGTTTCGCGTCTGGCCGCCAAAATCAGGATGGCAGACCTCGGTTATGAAGAGGCTCTTGGAGCTTTCACTTACATTGACGGGCACTATGTGAAACCACACGCTTTCAAGCGGGGCGCTTTGAAACGCAACCAGACCTTTTCCATCGGCGAGCGTGATGCCATTGTCGAAAGCACGATGAATCCAGCCCTGCGCGAAAAGTTACAAAGCGGCCGCTATATTTTTGCCGATTCCCACTTCTGCATCAACCATCCCAAATACATAGAATACGATGAGGACGGCACGGCAGACCTTACCGACTACGCCAGACACCACGCCGACGAGTGCTGCCTTGTCTTTGACCTAACCATCCAGAAATCCTCCAACAGCTACGGAAAGCAGTATTTTACCGAGTGTGTCCTGTACCGGGACTCCACGTCTGATATCGTCTTCGAAGCCCATTATAACACTTCGCCGGAAAATGACACGGTAGACGGCCGCGCAAAAATGCTTCAGGCTTACGCAAAAGAACTTTCGGATGTTTTGAAAAATCTGCCGGGCAGTTTTTCAGGTGCGCTGACAGCTCTTATGAAATGGCGCGGCAAAACAGTCGAAGCGCTTGCCGAAGCTTGTTCTCTGGATCCAAAGACCATAAGCCGAATGCGGAACAACGAGGAATATGAAACCACTATAGAAACCATCGTGGCAATCTGCATCGCCCTGCAGCTTCCTCCTGTCATCAGCCAAGAGTTGATCAGCCGCTCGGCCTATTCGTTGGGCAGTGGTCCCAAATTTATGACCTATCACTTTTTGCTGGAAGCCTGCTATACAAAAACGATATTCGAATGCAATGACATCCTACGAGGGGTAAATCTTGCTCCGCTGACAAAAGAAAAATAA
- a CDS encoding helix-turn-helix domain-containing protein: protein MAISYKKLWKLLIDKDMKKKDLQRASGISSASITKLGKNENVNTEILEKICLALECDISDIMEMVPDDK, encoded by the coding sequence GTGGCCATTAGCTATAAGAAACTATGGAAACTTCTAATTGACAAAGATATGAAGAAAAAAGATCTGCAAAGAGCCTCTGGCATTAGTTCCGCTTCTATAACAAAACTTGGCAAGAACGAAAATGTTAACACGGAGATATTAGAGAAAATTTGTTTGGCGCTGGAATGCGATATTAGCGATATTATGGAGATGGTTCCGGATGATAAGTAA
- a CDS encoding site-specific DNA-methyltransferase has protein sequence MPDKMKFQTPNLTAENLKKLSELFPGVVAEGKVNVDLLRSYVGEEIFKDEAYEFTWVGKRAAIAEAGRPIRKTLRPVVKDETTPTGADSTGKPYCSSGSRDWDTTENLYIEGDNLDVLKLLQESYLGKAGMIFIDPPYNTGSDFIYRDDFAQNREEYDEEAGVYDEDGDRLFRNTETNGRFHSDWCSMLYPRLVLSRNLLKDDGIIFISLDDTEIANLRHMCDEVFGASNFVGWIVWQHSIQPKGYTGTMSIHHNHILCYQKSANYELGSFERTDEDNKAYSNPDNDPNGVWRSGDVRNALYRPNLIYDIISPSGKVIKPCENGWRWSKKTVDEKIATGEIIFSADETRIIRKIYLKNLEGRTPESIWFAKDVGSTRDAIGELKKLFGTAPFDTPKPTKLIKRMLVMANNPDAIVIDYFSGSSSTADAVMKLNAEDGGKRKFIMVQLPEVCAEGSEAAKAGYKNICEIGKERIRRAGDKIKAEIENANAQQKIGEEPKQVPDIGFRVLKLDDTNMNDVYYAAGDYTQDMLSMMESNIKPERTDMDLLFGCLLDWGLPLSMPHTHEKIDGFTVHTYNGGDLIACFDEHISEKAVREIASRKPLRAVFRDSGFTSSPEKINVFEIFKLLAPNTTVKVI, from the coding sequence ATGCCCGACAAAATGAAATTTCAAACTCCAAACCTCACCGCCGAAAATCTTAAAAAGCTCTCCGAGCTGTTCCCCGGCGTAGTGGCAGAGGGCAAGGTAAATGTAGACCTCCTGCGCTCGTATGTGGGCGAGGAAATATTCAAAGATGAAGCCTATGAATTCACCTGGGTAGGCAAGCGCGCCGCCATTGCCGAGGCGGGACGGCCTATCCGCAAGACGCTGCGTCCGGTTGTGAAGGATGAAACCACCCCCACGGGTGCGGACAGTACGGGAAAACCCTACTGCAGCAGCGGCAGTCGTGATTGGGATACAACCGAAAACCTTTACATAGAGGGCGATAACCTTGATGTGCTGAAACTTTTGCAGGAGAGCTATTTGGGCAAGGCCGGAATGATTTTCATAGACCCGCCGTATAACACGGGCAGCGACTTTATTTACCGTGATGACTTCGCGCAGAACCGCGAGGAATATGATGAGGAGGCGGGCGTTTATGACGAGGACGGCGACCGTCTGTTCCGCAACACAGAAACTAATGGGCGCTTCCATAGTGACTGGTGTTCTATGTTGTACCCGCGTTTAGTTCTTTCTAGAAATTTGCTCAAAGACGATGGGATTATTTTCATATCTCTTGATGACACAGAGATAGCTAATCTTCGCCATATGTGTGATGAAGTTTTCGGCGCTTCTAACTTCGTTGGGTGGATCGTTTGGCAACATAGCATTCAGCCGAAAGGTTATACAGGTACTATGTCAATTCACCATAACCATATATTATGTTATCAAAAATCTGCGAATTATGAGCTTGGCTCATTTGAACGCACCGATGAAGATAATAAAGCGTATAGTAACCCTGACAATGACCCAAATGGCGTATGGCGCAGTGGTGATGTTCGCAATGCACTCTATCGTCCGAACTTGATATATGATATCATCTCCCCTTCGGGCAAAGTGATTAAGCCCTGCGAAAACGGATGGAGATGGAGCAAGAAAACTGTTGATGAGAAAATAGCAACCGGAGAAATTATTTTTAGTGCAGATGAAACGAGAATCATCAGAAAAATCTACCTAAAAAACTTAGAGGGAAGAACTCCCGAAAGCATATGGTTCGCAAAAGATGTTGGAAGTACACGCGATGCGATAGGCGAACTTAAAAAGTTATTTGGGACTGCGCCTTTCGATACTCCGAAACCAACAAAACTCATTAAACGTATGCTTGTGATGGCCAACAATCCTGACGCTATAGTTATTGACTATTTTTCAGGCTCTTCATCAACAGCCGATGCCGTTATGAAGTTGAACGCTGAGGATGGCGGAAAGCGCAAGTTTATTATGGTGCAGCTGCCGGAAGTTTGCGCCGAGGGTTCGGAAGCCGCCAAAGCGGGTTACAAAAATATCTGCGAAATCGGCAAGGAGCGCATCCGCCGCGCCGGGGACAAAATTAAGGCGGAGATTGAAAATGCGAATGCACAGCAAAAAATTGGCGAAGAACCAAAGCAAGTGCCCGACATCGGCTTTCGCGTGCTGAAACTCGACGACACGAACATGAACGACGTGTACTATGCCGCCGGCGACTATACGCAGGATATGCTTTCTATGATGGAAAGCAATATCAAACCCGAACGCACCGATATGGATCTGCTGTTCGGCTGCCTGCTCGACTGGGGTCTGCCGCTTTCCATGCCGCACACCCACGAGAAGATTGACGGTTTCACCGTTCATACCTACAACGGCGGCGATCTGATCGCCTGCTTTGACGAGCATATCAGTGAAAAAGCCGTGCGCGAAATTGCGAGCCGCAAGCCCCTGCGCGCCGTCTTCCGCGATAGCGGCTTCACGAGTTCGCCCGAAAAAATCAACGTGTTCGAGATTTTCAAGCTTCTCGCGCCGAATACCACCGTCAAAGTGATATAG
- a CDS encoding helicase-related protein, with protein sequence MQMPEMLDNVSKTVKDDLAVTIQKGDRLSVAAACFSIYAYQALKKQLDGIAELRFIFTSPTFLQEKAPKEKREFYIPRLGRERALYGTEFEVKLRNELTQKAIARECADWIRKKVRFRSNLTGGNISGFMNVVGAEGAATYMPLHGFTTSDIGCERGNNIINPVNKLFAPLSADYIRMFDQIWNDRNLMQDVTGQVIDGITAAYNENAPEFIYFVAIYNIFNEFLEDVSEDVLPNEATGFKESKIWNMLYTFQKDAALAIINKLETFNGCILADSVGLGKTFTALAVMKYYENRNRSVLVLCPKKLADNWNTFKDNYVNNPIASDRLRYDVLFHTDLSREHGKSNGLDLDRLNWGNYDLVVIDESHNFRNGGEVYGEDRRENRYLRLMNRVIRAGVKTKVLMLSATPVNNRFIDLRNQLELAYEGNPTLINERLGTKRPIDEIFRNAQKSFNQWNKQEDGERTTDSLLKSLDFDFFEVLDSVTIARSRKHIEKYYNMSEIGSFPERLKPISLRPRMTDLESAINYADIYDQLMNLNLAVYIPTDFIFPSQLAKYVDTSRNINRAGREMGIRRLMSINLLKRLESSVESFRLTVGRVKKLIDDTIADIDAYAVGGGSVIDGRELAGDDADFDDDDRNTDYFVAEHSIKIDLADMDYKTWRDRLSEDAETLGLLKMLIDDITPEHDTKLQTLLGLIGEKLKNPINPGNRKILIFSAFSDTAEYLYDHVSAFVKSRFGLDSAMVTGSVDGKTTIKGQRTSMNEVLTLFSPISKDKNLLMPGNRNDISVLIATDCISEGQNLQDCDYCVNYDIHWNPVRIIQRFGRIDRIGSRNAVIQLVNFWPDVDLDEYLSLKGRVETRMRISVMTATGDDDLINAEEKGDLEYRKAQLKRLQEEVVDIEDMQSGISIMDLGLNEFRLDLLEYVKSHGDMDTVPFGLHAVVPASEGCTPGVVFILKNRNNSVNIDRQNRLHPFYMVYIGSDGSVVCDHLSPKELLDKTRSLCKGRDAPVMDVCREFNIETKDGKDMRSVSALLTDAIHSIVEVKAESDIDSLFSPGGTTALDTRIDGLEDFELICFLVVR encoded by the coding sequence ATGCAAATGCCAGAAATGCTCGACAATGTGAGCAAAACCGTCAAGGACGATTTGGCGGTCACCATACAAAAAGGTGACAGGCTGTCCGTCGCGGCGGCGTGTTTTTCCATATACGCATACCAAGCTCTCAAGAAGCAGCTTGACGGCATTGCTGAGTTGCGCTTTATTTTCACCTCGCCGACCTTCCTTCAGGAGAAAGCCCCGAAAGAAAAACGCGAGTTCTACATTCCCCGCCTCGGCCGCGAACGCGCGCTCTACGGCACGGAATTTGAGGTAAAACTTCGTAATGAGCTGACCCAGAAAGCAATCGCCCGCGAGTGCGCCGACTGGATTCGCAAAAAGGTGCGGTTCCGTTCCAACCTGACGGGCGGTAATATCAGCGGGTTTATGAATGTTGTCGGCGCGGAAGGCGCCGCAACTTATATGCCGCTTCACGGCTTCACGACTTCCGACATCGGCTGTGAGCGGGGCAACAATATCATCAACCCGGTCAACAAGCTGTTCGCTCCGCTCTCCGCGGACTACATACGGATGTTCGACCAGATATGGAATGACAGGAACCTGATGCAGGACGTGACCGGGCAGGTTATCGACGGCATCACGGCGGCCTACAACGAAAACGCCCCGGAGTTTATCTACTTCGTGGCGATTTATAACATATTTAACGAGTTCTTAGAGGACGTTTCGGAAGACGTGCTTCCCAATGAAGCCACAGGCTTCAAGGAAAGCAAAATATGGAACATGCTGTACACCTTTCAGAAAGACGCCGCCCTCGCCATCATCAACAAGCTCGAAACGTTCAACGGATGTATCCTTGCGGACAGCGTCGGCCTCGGTAAGACTTTCACCGCCCTTGCGGTCATGAAGTATTACGAGAACCGCAATCGCTCCGTGCTTGTCCTCTGCCCCAAGAAGCTGGCGGATAACTGGAATACCTTTAAAGACAACTATGTGAATAACCCCATAGCCTCCGACCGCTTACGCTATGACGTGCTGTTTCACACCGACCTTTCGAGAGAACACGGGAAGTCCAACGGGCTTGATTTGGACAGGCTCAACTGGGGCAACTACGACCTTGTGGTCATCGACGAAAGCCACAACTTCAGAAACGGCGGAGAGGTCTACGGAGAAGACCGCCGCGAGAACCGTTACCTTCGTTTGATGAACCGCGTGATTCGCGCGGGCGTGAAGACGAAGGTATTGATGCTTTCGGCGACCCCGGTCAACAATCGCTTTATTGATCTGCGGAATCAGCTTGAACTCGCCTACGAGGGCAACCCGACTCTTATCAATGAAAGATTGGGTACAAAGCGGCCGATAGACGAGATTTTTCGGAACGCCCAGAAATCGTTCAACCAGTGGAATAAGCAGGAGGACGGCGAGCGGACGACGGACTCGCTGCTGAAGTCCCTTGACTTTGACTTCTTTGAGGTGCTCGACAGCGTGACGATAGCCCGCTCCCGCAAGCATATTGAAAAATACTATAATATGAGTGAAATTGGCTCATTTCCGGAACGGCTGAAACCCATCTCTCTGCGCCCGCGCATGACCGATTTGGAGAGCGCCATAAACTATGCGGACATCTACGACCAACTGATGAATCTGAATCTCGCGGTTTACATACCGACCGATTTCATCTTCCCAAGCCAGCTGGCCAAGTATGTGGATACGTCGCGGAACATCAACCGCGCCGGGCGTGAGATGGGCATACGTCGCTTGATGAGCATCAACCTTTTGAAACGGCTCGAAAGCTCCGTGGAGTCCTTCCGGCTCACGGTCGGCCGGGTCAAGAAGCTGATTGACGATACCATTGCTGACATCGATGCATATGCTGTCGGCGGCGGCTCGGTGATCGATGGACGCGAGCTGGCGGGAGACGACGCGGATTTTGACGACGACGACCGCAACACGGACTATTTCGTCGCTGAACACAGCATCAAGATTGACCTTGCGGATATGGACTATAAAACTTGGCGGGACAGGCTCTCGGAAGACGCCGAGACGCTCGGACTGCTGAAAATGCTCATAGACGACATCACGCCGGAACACGACACCAAACTTCAAACCCTTCTTGGTTTGATTGGGGAAAAGCTGAAAAACCCGATCAATCCGGGCAACCGCAAAATTCTCATCTTCTCCGCGTTTTCAGATACGGCGGAGTACCTCTACGACCACGTGAGCGCATTCGTGAAATCGCGTTTCGGACTCGATTCCGCGATGGTCACAGGCAGCGTGGACGGCAAGACGACGATCAAGGGCCAGCGGACTTCGATGAACGAAGTGCTGACCTTGTTCTCGCCGATTTCAAAGGATAAGAACTTGTTAATGCCGGGCAATCGGAACGACATCTCCGTCCTAATTGCCACGGACTGCATTTCGGAGGGGCAGAACCTGCAGGACTGCGACTACTGCGTCAACTACGACATCCACTGGAATCCCGTCCGCATCATTCAGCGGTTCGGGCGTATCGACCGTATCGGCAGCAGGAACGCCGTCATTCAGCTTGTGAACTTCTGGCCGGACGTGGATTTGGACGAGTACCTCTCCCTCAAAGGGCGGGTCGAAACGAGGATGCGGATCTCTGTCATGACCGCCACAGGCGACGACGACCTGATCAACGCCGAGGAAAAGGGCGACCTCGAATACCGGAAGGCACAGCTGAAACGGCTTCAGGAGGAAGTCGTGGACATTGAGGATATGCAGTCGGGCATTTCCATTATGGATTTGGGGCTGAACGAGTTCCGTCTCGACCTGCTTGAATATGTAAAGAGCCACGGAGATATGGACACCGTCCCGTTCGGGCTTCACGCCGTCGTTCCCGCTTCTGAGGGTTGCACGCCGGGCGTGGTGTTTATCCTCAAGAACCGTAATAACAGCGTAAACATCGACAGGCAGAACCGTCTCCACCCGTTTTATATGGTATATATCGGTTCGGACGGCTCGGTGGTATGCGATCATCTCTCGCCCAAGGAGCTGCTCGACAAAACCCGCTCCCTGTGCAAGGGCAGGGACGCGCCGGTTATGGATGTGTGCCGGGAGTTTAACATCGAAACAAAGGACGGCAAGGACATGCGGTCGGTATCCGCCCTTTTGACGGACGCGATTCACTCTATTGTTGAAGTGAAAGCGGAAAGCGACATTGACAGCCTGTTCAGTCCGGGCGGTACAACCGCTCTCGATACCCGCATAGATGGGCTGGAAGACTTCGAGTTAATTTGCTTTTTGGTGGTGAGATAA